From a region of the Cyclopterus lumpus isolate fCycLum1 chromosome 5, fCycLum1.pri, whole genome shotgun sequence genome:
- the tshba gene encoding thyroid stimulating hormone subunit beta a yields the protein METAVFTCWLLFLLFSPAVPMCVPTDFTMYVEKPECDYCVAINTTICMGFCYSRDSNIRAIVGPRFLIQTGCTYDKVEYRAAILPGCPVDSNPVFTYPVALSCHCGACRTDSDECAQRASVGIARCTKPVRRIYRYPGQSTYLTPF from the exons ATGGAGACCGCAGTGTTCACCTGCTGGCTCCTGTTTCTTCTGTTCAGCCCGGCTGTTCCCATGTGTGTTCCCACTGACTTCACCATGTATGTGGAGAAGCCCGAGTGCGACTACTGTGTTGCGATCAACACGACCATCTGCATGGGATTCTGCTACTCGAGG GACAGCAACATCAGAGCGATAGTCGGCCCACGCTTCCTAATCCAGACGGGCTGTACCTACGACAAGGTGGAATACCGCGCAGCAATACTGCCCGGCTGTCCCGTCGACTCCAACCCCGTCTTCACCTACCCGGTGGCTCTCAGCTGCCACTGTGGGGCCTGCAGGACTGACAGCGATGAGTGTGCGCAGAGGGCCAGCGTGGGCATAGCTCGGTGTACCAAACCCGTGAGACGTATCTACAGGTACCCTGGCCAGAGCACCTACCTGACCCCTTTCTGA
- the slc25a55a gene encoding solute carrier family 25 member 55a isoform X2: MSQKQISLPAKLINGGIAGIVGVTCVFPIDLVKTRLQNQRQGQQVYKSMVDCLVKTVRSEGYFGMYRGAAVNLALVTPEKAIKLAANDLFRHHLSKDGKGLTVFKEMLAGCGAGMCQVIVTTPMEMLKIQLQDAGRLAQQQKPVMMSPTKLVATNTVIRRSYNSGTVVSAPRAVSATQIAKELVHKQGIQGLYKGLGATLMRDVPFSVIYFPLFANLNSLGKPSAEETSPVYWAFLSGCVAGSTAAVAVNPCDVVKTRLQSLNKGPTEETYNGVVDCVSKIMRKEGPSAFLKGAGCRALVIAPLFGIAQVMYFAGVGEYILDNTPLNLLSA, encoded by the exons ATGTCTCAGAAGCAGATCAG cCTCCCAGCGAAGCTCATTAATGGCGGCATTGCTGGCATTGTTGGGGTTACTTGTGTCTTCCCCATTGACTTGGTGAAGACCAGGTTGCAGAATCAGAGACAAGGTCAGCAGGTCTACAAGAGCAT GGTTGACTGCCTTGTCAAAACAGTCCGATCAGAGGGGTACTTTGGCATGTACAGAG GCGCTGCTGTAAATTTGGCACTGGTCACCCCTGAGAAGGCAATTAAGCTGGCTGCTAATGACCTCTTCAGGCATCACCTCTCCAAGGACGG AAAGGGGCTGACAGTGTTTAAAGAGATGCTGGCAGGTTGTGGTGCCGGCATGTGCCAGGTCATCGTCACCACCCCTATGGAAATGCTCAAGATACAGCTCCAGGATGCAGGCAGACTTG cccAGCAGCAGAAGCCAGTCATGATGTCGCCCACCAAGCTCGTGGCCACCAACACCGTCATCCGCCGCTCCTACAACTCCGGCACGGTGGTCTCGGCACCTCGAGCCGTGTCGGCCACACAGATTGCGAAAGAACTGGTCCACAAGCAGGGCATCCAGGGCCTCTACAAAGGGCTCGGGGCCACGCTGATGAG ggaTGTGCCCTTTTCCGTCATCTACTTCCCATTGTTTGCCAACCTGAACAGTCTGGGCAAACCCAGTGCCGAGGAGACGTCGCCCGTCTATTGGGCTTTCCTCTCCGGCTGTGTGGCGGGTTCTACTGCCGCGGTGGCCGTTAACCCCTGTGACG tgGTGAAGACGAGACTGCAGTCGCTGAACAAGGGGCCCACTGAGGAGACTTACAACGGAGTTGTGGATTGTGTGAG TAAAATAATGCGAAAGGAGGGACCCTCTGCCTTCCTGAAAGGCGCTGGCTGTCGGGCTCTGGTCATCGCTCCTCTGTTCGGCATTGCTCAGGTTATGTACTTTGCTGGCGTTGGCGAATACATCCTGGACAACACTCCTCTAAACCTCTTGTCGGCATGA
- the slc25a55a gene encoding solute carrier family 25 member 55a isoform X1 — MSQKQISLPAKLINGGIAGIVGVTCVFPIDLVKTRLQNQRQGQQVYKSMVDCLVKTVRSEGYFGMYRGAAVNLALVTPEKAIKLAANDLFRHHLSKDGKGLTVFKEMLAGCGAGMCQVIVTTPMEMLKIQLQDAGRLAAQQQKPVMMSPTKLVATNTVIRRSYNSGTVVSAPRAVSATQIAKELVHKQGIQGLYKGLGATLMRDVPFSVIYFPLFANLNSLGKPSAEETSPVYWAFLSGCVAGSTAAVAVNPCDVVKTRLQSLNKGPTEETYNGVVDCVSKIMRKEGPSAFLKGAGCRALVIAPLFGIAQVMYFAGVGEYILDNTPLNLLSA; from the exons ATGTCTCAGAAGCAGATCAG cCTCCCAGCGAAGCTCATTAATGGCGGCATTGCTGGCATTGTTGGGGTTACTTGTGTCTTCCCCATTGACTTGGTGAAGACCAGGTTGCAGAATCAGAGACAAGGTCAGCAGGTCTACAAGAGCAT GGTTGACTGCCTTGTCAAAACAGTCCGATCAGAGGGGTACTTTGGCATGTACAGAG GCGCTGCTGTAAATTTGGCACTGGTCACCCCTGAGAAGGCAATTAAGCTGGCTGCTAATGACCTCTTCAGGCATCACCTCTCCAAGGACGG AAAGGGGCTGACAGTGTTTAAAGAGATGCTGGCAGGTTGTGGTGCCGGCATGTGCCAGGTCATCGTCACCACCCCTATGGAAATGCTCAAGATACAGCTCCAGGATGCAGGCAGACTTG cagcccAGCAGCAGAAGCCAGTCATGATGTCGCCCACCAAGCTCGTGGCCACCAACACCGTCATCCGCCGCTCCTACAACTCCGGCACGGTGGTCTCGGCACCTCGAGCCGTGTCGGCCACACAGATTGCGAAAGAACTGGTCCACAAGCAGGGCATCCAGGGCCTCTACAAAGGGCTCGGGGCCACGCTGATGAG ggaTGTGCCCTTTTCCGTCATCTACTTCCCATTGTTTGCCAACCTGAACAGTCTGGGCAAACCCAGTGCCGAGGAGACGTCGCCCGTCTATTGGGCTTTCCTCTCCGGCTGTGTGGCGGGTTCTACTGCCGCGGTGGCCGTTAACCCCTGTGACG tgGTGAAGACGAGACTGCAGTCGCTGAACAAGGGGCCCACTGAGGAGACTTACAACGGAGTTGTGGATTGTGTGAG TAAAATAATGCGAAAGGAGGGACCCTCTGCCTTCCTGAAAGGCGCTGGCTGTCGGGCTCTGGTCATCGCTCCTCTGTTCGGCATTGCTCAGGTTATGTACTTTGCTGGCGTTGGCGAATACATCCTGGACAACACTCCTCTAAACCTCTTGTCGGCATGA